In one Oncorhynchus clarkii lewisi isolate Uvic-CL-2024 unplaced genomic scaffold, UVic_Ocla_1.0 unplaced_contig_8744_pilon_pilon, whole genome shotgun sequence genomic region, the following are encoded:
- the LOC139402528 gene encoding vascular endothelial growth factor D-like — protein MQRMLAAGVGMMLVLVRLNLGMPNKVQDDPSSLRVINQEKWERDVRSASSLDELLMLTDFPDWKLWKCRLKLKHLETSPSSSSSQQPNHRSSSSSSSAGSHRSTRYAVASYSLEILKAIDDEWQKTQCTPRETCVDVAKELGTTTSMFFKPPCVSVFRCNGCCNKEGVSCRNTSTAYVNKTLLSVIPFKYGPEPVLIKVANHTECKCMEPPLIRRQAHIRSHRRNGCSPMRQLSKSEDSRRLCASGLIWDCMADRCVSYPSTEQPDFSPNMRTVDCDIDVDRCDCVPDRTTLSPQPTLTQDPDHPTLHVT, from the exons ATGCAGAGGATGCTTGCTGCCGGTGTTGGAATGATGCTGGTGTTGGTGAGGTTGAACTTGGGAATGCCAAACAAGGTTCAAGATGATCCCAGCTCTCTCAGG GTGATCAACCAGGAGAAGTGGGAGAGGGATGTGCGTTCGGCCTCCAGTCTGGACGAGCTGCTCATGCTGACAGATTTCCCTGACTGGAAGCTGTGGAAGTGTCGTCTAAAACTCAAACACCTGGAGACGtctccctcatcctcttcctctcagcAGCCCAACcaccgttcctcctcctcctcctcctccgctggATCACACCGCTCCACGCGCTACGCTGTAGCATCCTACAGCCTGGAGATACTCAAAG CCATAGATGATGAATGGCAGAAGACCCAGTGCACGCCCAGAGAGACGTGTGTAGACGTGGCAAAGGAACTGGGCACCACGACCTCCATGTTCTTCAAGCCCCCCTGCGTGTCCGTCTTCAGGTGCAACGGATGCTGCAACAAAGAGGGTGTATCGTGCAGAAACACAAGTACTGCCTATGTTAATAAAACA CTGCTGAGTGTGATACCGTTCAAATACGGACCTGAGCCGGTGTTGATAAAGGTAGCCAATCACACAGAGTGTAAGTGTATGGAACCACCCCTGATCCGACGGCAAGCCCATATACGCTCTCACAGGAGGAACGG GTGCTCTCCGATGCGTCAGCTCTCTAAATCAGAGGACTCCAGGCGTCTGTGTGCCAGTGGGTTGATCTGGGACTGCATGGCCGACCGATGTGTGTCCTACCCCTCCACTGAACAACCAG ACTTCTCTCCCAATATGAGAACGGTGGACTGTGACATAGATGTTGACAGGTGTGACTGTGTCCCAGACCGCACTACACTGTCCCCGCAGCCCACCTTAACCCAGGACCCAGATCATCCTACCCTGCATGTCACCTGA